In Gloeomargarita sp. SKYB120, the genomic stretch TAACCCAACCACCCAGGCCGTCCCAATGAGCGAAATCACTCGGCCAAATGCTAGCACGATTCTCAGCCCACTGCGGCATCCATCACCCGGCCATCGGGCAAGGTCGCGCCGGTCAGGTCCACATCTGTGAGAATCGCCCGTTGCCAATCCACCTCGAGCAGGTAGGCCTCCCGCAAGTTGGCCCCCTGGAGTATCGCCCCGTTCAAACTAGCCCCCTTCAAATTGGCGCCCTGAAGATTGGCCGCCCGCAGGACCGCCCGCGAGAGGTCCACCTCCCGGAGGCTGGCTCCCGCCAGGTTGGCTTCCCGCAGAACCGCCCGGCAGAGGTCTCCTTGCCAAAAATTGGCCCCCCGCGCGTCCAACTGGTAGAGGTACGCCCCGCTCAGGTCCACGTTGGTTAAATCGGCATGGAGGAGCAACGCCCCACTCAAATCGGCCCGGCTTAGGTTCGCGCCGCTGAGATCCGCCCGCGTCAAGTCCGCCCCCGCTAATACCGCCCCTACCAGCTTTGCCAGGGCCAGATTGGCCTCCACCAAGCGGCAATCACTCAAATCCGCCTCGCGCAACACCGCCTGTTTGAGTTTCGCCTGGGTCAAATTCGCGCCAGCTAGATAAGCTCCGGT encodes the following:
- a CDS encoding pentapeptide repeat-containing protein — protein: MNAEELLERYQAGEREFSGLDLQGADLYRAALNGVNLSEANLAGADLSGARLTGAYLAGANLTQAKLKQAVLREADLSDCRLVEANLALAKLVGAVLAGADLTRADLSGANLSRADLSGALLLHADLTNVDLSGAYLYQLDARGANFWQGDLCRAVLREANLAGASLREVDLSRAVLRAANLQGANLKGASLNGAILQGANLREAYLLEVDWQRAILTDVDLTGATLPDGRVMDAAVG